In a single window of the Photobacterium profundum SS9 genome:
- a CDS encoding response regulator encodes MEQKILVVEDSRPFRRAIEIELRKSGFFPVFAETIAEAERILDETTDFLCAILDYCLPDGQDGEIIDVCLSVDIKVIVLTALMDEMTREKVLAKTVIDYIPKDSPACISSIIPILKRLESNSDHKVLVVDDSTTARRYIRSLLERQYLTVIEAKNGEHALEVFQQHKDISLIITDYSMPERDGVSLIKEIRKRHRPGQVAIIGLSASDEAALTAKFLKAGANDFLAKPFNQEEFYCRLHSTLNILDSERHLFHLANKDYLTQTWNRRYFFDQPLSKNHSGPRCLALLDIDSFKKINDTYGHHIGDMVLIEFANTLKNYFSDALVARFGGEEFCILYGNSPTVFNQRLEALKNDIADSQLNILNNSIRYTISAGVVNADSNVHDLISRADKCLYKAKANGRNLIVPE; translated from the coding sequence ATGGAACAAAAAATATTAGTTGTAGAAGATAGCCGCCCTTTTCGAAGAGCGATTGAAATAGAACTTCGAAAGTCGGGTTTTTTCCCAGTCTTCGCCGAAACTATCGCTGAAGCAGAAAGAATACTCGATGAAACAACTGACTTCCTATGCGCAATTCTTGATTATTGTCTGCCTGATGGACAAGATGGCGAGATTATTGATGTTTGCTTATCTGTCGATATTAAAGTTATCGTTCTCACGGCTTTAATGGACGAAATGACACGCGAAAAAGTACTGGCAAAAACGGTTATAGATTATATTCCTAAAGATAGCCCAGCGTGTATATCGTCGATCATTCCAATCTTAAAACGACTGGAAAGTAACAGCGATCATAAAGTACTCGTTGTAGACGATTCAACCACTGCTCGACGTTATATTCGCAGTTTACTTGAACGCCAATACCTAACAGTGATTGAAGCTAAAAATGGTGAGCACGCATTAGAAGTATTCCAGCAACACAAAGACATTAGTTTAATTATTACCGACTACTCAATGCCAGAACGTGACGGTGTTAGTCTGATTAAAGAAATACGAAAACGTCATCGCCCCGGACAAGTCGCAATAATAGGGTTATCAGCCAGTGATGAAGCAGCATTAACCGCTAAATTTCTTAAAGCTGGTGCAAATGACTTTTTAGCCAAGCCATTTAATCAAGAAGAATTCTATTGTCGTTTACACAGTACATTAAACATTCTAGATTCTGAGCGTCATCTTTTTCATCTGGCGAATAAAGACTATCTAACTCAAACGTGGAACCGTCGTTATTTCTTTGACCAACCATTGTCAAAAAACCATTCGGGTCCTCGATGTTTAGCATTACTTGATATCGATAGTTTTAAAAAAATCAACGATACTTATGGCCACCACATTGGCGACATGGTGTTGATTGAATTTGCTAACACATTAAAAAATTACTTTTCAGACGCCCTTGTCGCACGATTTGGTGGCGAAGAATTCTGCATACTTTATGGCAATTCACCCACAGTGTTCAACCAACGTCTTGAAGCATTAAAAAATGATATTGCCGATAGCCAACTCAATATCCTTAATAATTCAATTCGCTATACAATTAGTGCTGGGGTCGTCAACGCTGACAGCAACGTGCATGATCTTATTAGCCGTGCAGATAAGTGCTTATATAAAGCGAAAGCAAATGGACGTAACTTAATCGTCCCTGAATGA
- a CDS encoding AsmA family protein, producing MTQPHSQTDASPSIKPHRLKKIAKWASIGFLSPVILITGVLRYGVNLDLAPHRAYINQWLTDNLHRDAEITGDIELEISFSPAIRLEGVMIGNIEDIPWQPMLTSGYLEAQISVLPLLNNTLEIDHLEFDNIALNLAKTADGLTNWEFNKQPSPSSTSSLNVNDKSQAPSNSGLPFSLRLSDSISAKNITFAYEDQSQNQYIGLFLENLNLTKPDTWQLDVKGHTMGQDYDLTLNGDLENLINEQQGSLKAKGEFAGAQLNIDANIVPLQQGESHATVQLDWQDTRPIEDLLGLDVKPIAPLSVNADITASMNHFSITDLALTSPITQAKGYLDVKLDVPYTDGHNFIEGQLDVPLIDLRPWLQPEEPQPMMMSAYSAAPQQSPLQRALDQWLTKTTTKVGVNIGEVKGLGTNVANLSLNIEGIDGKLQAPMTADIANVPFRGNATIDATEWTSNVDITLGAKDSSLGEIAGWLTGIPYASGHLTSSELTITTQGTKLQEWLDNSQIALSIDDANVGWGSQATFAIDTAQLAAGMNRPFSSDIQGELMGIPTHVTAKAGTLGDIINGRDWPTRLHIDSSVLDVKAQGLLVGTQWQEGSWLNLTVQGDDASKLSPWLGTQTNVNGEIALNGKLTYQDKWINLDIPTLSLMNTKGQFEAKWRPEDGNPFLVLNVQFDQLDFTQFGQFVNDDELPQVEQAVPTQGVNLDVPLLGNDLVIADADLSLRVKTMTWADQHIDNVNFTGNVRNGKMPASPFSASYAGSRYRGDIAFNLNNANISTQLNLGVNNPDIGRILSQFDVTDDLGMTLKSAQLAIDLSGRTIIELMEQAKIEAKMSGGELKLADVYTGKAINVSLDNGHFITGPNDATQLKIAGQASERAVSIKLDSLSLKQANDGRKSMPVSLAVNVGDMAFNARSNITLPMDIKRLNLAFDAYTPNLERFNVFTGVELPPYGPVKLAAQMSMNDIGYHLRDMMVQVGESKLMGKGNIIPPMKGARSPFR from the coding sequence ATGACTCAACCGCATTCGCAAACAGACGCTTCGCCTTCTATTAAGCCTCACCGATTAAAAAAAATTGCCAAATGGGCCTCGATTGGCTTTTTAAGTCCAGTAATCCTAATAACGGGCGTATTACGTTACGGCGTTAATTTAGATCTCGCACCACACCGTGCTTACATTAATCAATGGCTAACCGATAACCTTCATCGTGATGCTGAAATAACAGGCGATATCGAGCTTGAGATCTCATTCAGCCCTGCTATTCGGCTTGAAGGAGTAATGATAGGCAATATTGAGGATATTCCATGGCAACCAATGCTGACATCGGGTTACTTAGAAGCCCAAATATCAGTGTTACCGCTTTTAAATAATACCTTGGAAATTGATCACCTTGAGTTTGACAATATCGCGCTTAATTTAGCTAAAACTGCGGATGGCCTAACGAATTGGGAATTTAATAAACAACCCTCGCCATCAAGCACATCAAGCCTAAATGTTAATGATAAAAGCCAAGCTCCATCGAATTCCGGATTGCCTTTCTCATTACGTTTAAGTGACAGCATTTCAGCGAAAAATATTACATTCGCTTATGAAGATCAGAGTCAAAATCAGTATATAGGCTTGTTTTTAGAAAACCTTAATCTAACCAAACCTGATACATGGCAGCTTGATGTAAAAGGTCACACCATGGGGCAAGATTATGATTTAACCCTTAATGGTGATCTAGAAAACCTGATAAATGAACAGCAAGGCTCACTGAAAGCAAAAGGGGAGTTTGCAGGCGCACAACTTAACATCGATGCGAATATCGTACCGCTGCAACAAGGTGAGTCACACGCTACAGTGCAGCTCGATTGGCAAGATACTCGCCCCATTGAAGATCTATTAGGGCTTGATGTAAAACCTATCGCACCACTCAGCGTAAACGCTGATATCACCGCTTCTATGAATCATTTCTCGATTACCGATCTTGCCCTAACAAGCCCGATAACCCAAGCCAAAGGCTACCTTGACGTTAAGCTGGATGTGCCATACACAGACGGTCATAACTTTATTGAAGGGCAGCTCGATGTTCCATTGATTGATTTACGCCCATGGCTACAACCAGAAGAGCCACAACCAATGATGATGTCTGCTTATAGCGCAGCGCCACAACAATCACCATTACAACGGGCACTCGACCAATGGCTGACGAAAACCACCACCAAAGTCGGTGTAAATATTGGCGAAGTGAAAGGGCTAGGTACAAACGTCGCCAATTTATCGCTAAATATCGAAGGGATCGACGGAAAACTACAAGCGCCAATGACCGCAGACATTGCCAATGTACCATTTCGTGGTAATGCAACGATCGATGCAACAGAATGGACATCGAATGTCGATATTACACTGGGGGCAAAAGATTCTTCTCTAGGGGAAATTGCGGGCTGGTTAACTGGTATCCCTTACGCTTCTGGTCACCTTACATCGTCTGAGTTAACAATCACCACGCAAGGCACCAAACTGCAAGAATGGTTAGATAACAGCCAAATTGCACTTTCAATTGATGATGCCAACGTCGGCTGGGGCAGCCAAGCAACATTTGCAATTGATACCGCCCAATTAGCAGCAGGAATGAATCGCCCTTTCAGCTCTGATATTCAAGGCGAGCTCATGGGTATTCCGACCCATGTAACGGCTAAAGCTGGCACGCTCGGTGACATTATTAATGGTCGCGATTGGCCAACACGATTACATATCGATAGCTCAGTTTTAGATGTAAAAGCACAAGGCTTATTAGTCGGCACTCAATGGCAAGAAGGCAGTTGGCTCAACCTAACCGTTCAAGGCGATGATGCTAGCAAACTAAGCCCTTGGTTAGGCACGCAAACTAATGTAAACGGTGAAATTGCATTAAACGGTAAACTGACTTATCAAGATAAGTGGATCAACCTTGATATACCCACTTTATCTTTAATGAACACCAAAGGGCAATTTGAAGCAAAATGGCGACCAGAAGACGGTAACCCATTTTTAGTGCTTAACGTGCAATTTGATCAATTGGATTTCACGCAATTTGGTCAGTTTGTTAACGATGATGAATTACCCCAAGTAGAACAAGCAGTACCGACACAAGGTGTGAATCTAGATGTGCCGCTATTAGGCAATGATCTTGTTATTGCAGATGCTGATTTATCACTTCGCGTAAAGACAATGACATGGGCAGATCAACACATCGATAACGTGAACTTCACAGGAAACGTGCGAAACGGAAAAATGCCAGCCTCCCCTTTTAGCGCTAGCTATGCCGGCAGTCGCTATAGGGGAGATATTGCGTTTAACTTGAATAATGCAAACATCAGTACGCAGCTTAATCTTGGCGTTAATAACCCCGATATTGGTCGTATTCTGTCGCAGTTTGATGTGACCGATGATTTGGGCATGACGCTCAAATCAGCCCAACTTGCCATTGACCTATCGGGCCGTACGATTATCGAGTTAATGGAACAAGCCAAAATCGAAGCTAAAATGTCGGGAGGCGAACTTAAACTCGCTGATGTTTACACAGGAAAAGCCATTAATGTTTCACTTGATAATGGACACTTTATTACGGGTCCTAATGATGCAACACAGCTCAAAATCGCAGGGCAAGCATCTGAACGCGCTGTTTCTATAAAATTAGATTCATTGTCACTTAAACAAGCTAATGACGGACGAAAATCAATGCCCGTTAGTTTAGCGGTTAATGTGGGTGATATGGCATTCAACGCTCGCTCTAACATTACCCTGCCAATGGACATTAAACGTTTAAATCTCGCTTTTGATGCTTACACACCGAACTTAGAGCGCTTTAACGTATTTACCGGTGTTGAACTACCCCCTTATGGCCCAGTAAAACTGGCGGCTCAAATGTCGATGAACGATATTGGCTATCACCTGCGCGATATGATGGTACAAGTGGGTGAAAGTAAATTGATGGGCAAAGGTAACATTATTCCGCCAATGAAAGGGGCAAGATCGCCCTTTCGTTGA
- a CDS encoding AsmA-like C-terminal region-containing protein, whose product MHAPFIQINDFKTTGWQAWLDKEQTIESTPIDSKNKDSDAVPVISPEGLEIVNANFKLDVDEVRSGDDWLGAGKLYWQLEQGQFTLQPLHVKLPGGDISIHGEVTAKQEMFDINLQGKVTNFDYGILARRLDPNTDMHGKISTQFNLTSIANTPDTLMNNASGFIGFAAWPKTFEANLIDLWAVSLTDAILPNFTNDDPSVLNCVAAGMDIKQGTMAQRNLLLDTTRIQVNGLFNASYADRAFDLYLSPKSKKAQIFSLQTPVEVHGKFEDFDLDVPWSAIFETSVRFTTSPVVSPIRWLIEKPLEQDGSQSCERIWQGS is encoded by the coding sequence TTGCATGCACCATTTATCCAAATTAATGACTTTAAGACCACTGGTTGGCAAGCATGGTTAGATAAAGAGCAAACTATTGAAAGTACTCCTATCGATAGCAAGAACAAAGATAGTGATGCAGTGCCCGTTATTAGCCCTGAAGGTTTAGAGATAGTGAACGCTAACTTCAAGCTCGATGTGGATGAAGTACGATCGGGTGATGACTGGCTAGGCGCGGGAAAACTATATTGGCAACTAGAGCAAGGGCAATTTACTCTGCAACCATTGCATGTGAAATTACCCGGTGGCGATATCAGTATCCATGGTGAAGTAACAGCCAAACAAGAAATGTTTGATATTAACCTGCAAGGCAAAGTGACCAATTTTGATTATGGCATTCTGGCTCGTCGACTCGATCCGAACACAGACATGCACGGTAAAATAAGTACGCAATTTAACCTAACAAGCATCGCCAATACCCCAGATACACTGATGAATAATGCGAGCGGATTCATTGGCTTTGCTGCTTGGCCTAAAACCTTTGAAGCCAACTTAATTGATCTGTGGGCTGTCAGCTTAACCGATGCAATTTTACCCAACTTTACCAATGATGACCCATCAGTATTAAATTGTGTTGCAGCGGGCATGGATATTAAACAGGGAACAATGGCTCAACGTAACTTGCTACTTGATACCACTCGCATTCAAGTCAATGGTTTGTTTAATGCCAGCTATGCTGATCGCGCGTTTGATTTATACCTAAGCCCTAAGTCAAAGAAGGCGCAAATATTCAGTTTACAAACCCCAGTAGAAGTACATGGTAAGTTTGAAGACTTCGATCTGGATGTACCTTGGTCTGCTATTTTCGAAACTTCGGTTCGCTTTACGACAAGCCCCGTTGTATCACCGATTCGTTGGTTAATCGAAAAACCGCTTGAACAAGATGGTAGTCAAAGCTGTGAGAGGATTTGGCAAGGTTCATAA
- a CDS encoding L-ribulose-5-phosphate 3-epimerase: protein MHNFNKKFRLGLYEKAMPADLSWEQKIVAAKDFGFDFIEISVDESDERRARLDWSDEEIYNLRHLCEQYGLPLQSMCLSAHRKFPFGSENEAIRHEAYVIMEKAINLAYKLGIRCIQLAGYDVYYEPQTAATHQRFIEGMKAATKMAERAGIMLGVEIMDTPYLNSLSKFEVLKKAIPSPYFMAYPDVGNITGWNYDICTELQLSSDHIIQIHLKDTLKVNDTCKGQFRDLVIGEGDVDFPSIFKTLANMNYAAPMVIEMWAQDDEWANNIQLAKTRLTEMGRAAGFALT, encoded by the coding sequence ATGCATAATTTTAATAAGAAATTCCGCCTTGGTTTGTATGAAAAAGCCATGCCAGCAGACTTGTCATGGGAACAAAAAATCGTAGCAGCGAAAGATTTTGGTTTTGATTTTATTGAAATTTCGGTCGATGAATCAGATGAACGTCGAGCCCGCTTAGATTGGAGCGACGAAGAAATTTACAACCTACGCCATTTATGCGAACAATACGGCTTGCCATTACAGTCGATGTGTTTGAGTGCACACCGTAAGTTCCCCTTCGGTTCTGAAAATGAAGCGATTCGTCATGAAGCCTATGTCATTATGGAGAAGGCCATCAATTTGGCCTATAAACTCGGTATCCGCTGCATCCAGCTGGCTGGTTACGACGTGTATTACGAACCACAAACCGCAGCAACCCACCAACGCTTCATCGAAGGCATGAAAGCCGCCACCAAAATGGCAGAGCGCGCAGGTATCATGCTAGGTGTCGAAATTATGGATACTCCTTACCTCAACTCACTCAGCAAATTTGAAGTACTGAAAAAAGCAATTCCTTCACCGTACTTCATGGCCTACCCCGATGTCGGCAACATCACCGGATGGAATTATGATATCTGTACCGAGCTGCAACTCAGCAGCGATCACATCATCCAAATTCACTTAAAAGACACTTTAAAAGTCAATGATACCTGTAAAGGTCAATTTCGTGACTTGGTAATAGGTGAAGGTGATGTCGATTTCCCATCAATTTTCAAAACCTTAGCTAATATGAACTACGCCGCCCCGATGGTCATTGAGATGTGGGCTCAAGATGATGAATGGGCCAACAACATTCAATTAGCAAAAACTCGCCTCACAGAAATGGGACGAGCAGCAGGGTTTGCGCTCACGTAA
- the ulaR gene encoding HTH-type transcriptional regulator UlaR: protein MTEAQRHSAILELLQQKRYITVNSLIEAYNISPATARRDINKLNDSRKLRKVRNGAEAITQEKTAWSPFNIHHVSNHDEKVRIAQAAASLIAPGESVVINCGSTAFLLGQELCGQDVQVITNYFPLANYLIEEEHDGVVIIGGQYNKTQSITLAPQDEVSSLYAGHWMFTSGKGLTADGLYKMDMLTAMAEQKMLDHVGKLVVLTDSSKVGQRAGMLFCHATKIHTLITGNDANPDVIAQLRDMGINVILV from the coding sequence ATGACAGAAGCACAACGGCATAGTGCCATCCTAGAACTCTTGCAGCAGAAACGATACATCACTGTAAATAGCCTCATCGAGGCCTATAATATTTCTCCGGCAACAGCACGTCGTGATATCAATAAGCTCAATGATTCAAGGAAGCTAAGAAAAGTCCGTAATGGCGCAGAAGCCATCACTCAGGAAAAAACAGCTTGGTCCCCATTTAATATTCATCATGTCTCAAACCATGATGAAAAAGTGCGCATTGCCCAAGCTGCCGCCTCTCTGATTGCACCGGGTGAAAGTGTAGTCATCAATTGTGGTTCAACAGCCTTCTTGTTGGGACAAGAACTTTGCGGGCAAGACGTGCAAGTCATCACCAACTATTTCCCGTTGGCAAACTACCTAATTGAAGAAGAGCACGATGGGGTCGTCATCATTGGCGGTCAATACAACAAAACCCAATCCATCACCTTGGCACCACAAGACGAAGTATCATCGTTATATGCTGGGCATTGGATGTTCACCAGCGGAAAAGGCTTAACAGCCGATGGGCTGTACAAAATGGACATGCTCACAGCCATGGCTGAACAAAAAATGTTGGATCACGTGGGTAAACTGGTCGTACTCACAGATAGCAGTAAAGTCGGTCAGCGCGCAGGTATGTTGTTCTGCCATGCGACTAAGATTCACACTTTAATCACTGGCAACGATGCCAACCCCGACGTCATTGCTCAATTACGAGACATGGGCATCAACGTCATATTGGTATAG
- a CDS encoding response regulator transcription factor — MKILVIEDDLTTREFIAKGLREHGFVVDEAGDGHQGLMMATSCEYQLIILDRMLPILDGIKVLAAIRATENQTPILILSAMDSVEDRVTGLTAGSDDYLTKPFALAELIARAQILVKRHHSSTKVVTEYIYDDLRLDMKSHRVWRGERLLNLQQKEFLLLQYLMEHAENVVSRMSLFESVWSYHFDPKTNVIDVHIANLRKKLEENGELGLIHTIRGAGYVLRRS; from the coding sequence ATGAAAATACTGGTTATCGAAGATGATCTGACCACACGTGAATTTATCGCGAAAGGGTTACGTGAGCATGGCTTTGTCGTCGACGAGGCAGGCGACGGTCATCAAGGCTTAATGATGGCCACCAGTTGCGAATACCAACTGATCATTTTAGATCGCATGCTGCCTATTTTAGATGGCATAAAGGTTTTGGCAGCTATACGCGCAACTGAAAATCAAACTCCCATATTGATCCTCAGTGCCATGGATAGTGTGGAAGATCGTGTAACAGGACTGACAGCAGGTAGCGATGATTACTTAACCAAACCTTTTGCCCTCGCAGAGTTGATTGCTCGCGCTCAAATATTAGTAAAACGCCACCACTCATCAACAAAAGTCGTGACTGAATATATTTACGATGATCTACGATTAGATATGAAATCACACCGAGTATGGCGAGGCGAACGTTTACTTAATCTACAACAGAAAGAATTTTTATTACTGCAATACTTAATGGAGCACGCTGAAAATGTTGTCTCTAGAATGAGCTTATTTGAATCAGTGTGGAGTTATCACTTCGACCCTAAAACCAATGTGATTGATGTACATATTGCAAACCTGCGTAAAAAATTAGAAGAAAATGGTGAGTTAGGTTTAATCCATACAATCCGAGGTGCAGGCTATGTCCTTCGCAGGTCCTGA
- the murQ gene encoding N-acetylmuramic acid 6-phosphate etherase, producing MKIDLTNLITESRNTASQHIDTLSTIDMLKVINDEDKKVALAVEKTLPEISQVVDAITEAFKKGGRLIYTGAGTSGRLGILDASECPPTYGSKPEQVVGLIAGGHTAILRAVENAEDNRELGEGDLKGLNFNEKDVLVGIAASGRTPYVLGAMAYAKSVNATVACISCNPNSPMTAAADISITPVVGAEVVTGSSRMKAGTAQKLVLNMLTTGAMIRSGKVFGNLMVDVEATNAKLVERQKKIVIEATDCSREEAESALAACNGHCKTAIVMVLAQLSAEEAKQLLDNNKGFIRAAIAAGK from the coding sequence ATGAAAATTGATTTAACCAATCTGATCACTGAAAGCCGTAATACAGCCAGCCAGCACATCGATACCTTATCAACCATCGATATGTTGAAAGTGATCAATGACGAAGATAAAAAAGTGGCATTAGCGGTTGAAAAAACATTACCAGAAATTAGCCAAGTGGTAGATGCCATCACTGAGGCATTTAAAAAGGGTGGGCGTTTAATTTATACCGGTGCTGGTACATCTGGTCGGCTGGGTATTTTAGACGCTAGTGAGTGCCCACCGACTTATGGTTCTAAACCTGAACAAGTTGTTGGTCTTATTGCTGGTGGTCATACCGCTATTTTACGTGCAGTAGAAAATGCAGAAGATAACCGTGAGCTGGGTGAAGGTGATTTAAAAGGCCTTAATTTTAATGAAAAAGATGTGCTGGTCGGAATAGCGGCAAGTGGACGTACTCCTTATGTTTTAGGGGCAATGGCGTATGCAAAATCGGTGAATGCTACTGTTGCTTGTATTAGTTGTAACCCCAATAGCCCTATGACAGCAGCTGCTGATATTAGTATCACGCCTGTTGTGGGTGCAGAAGTGGTAACGGGTTCATCCCGCATGAAAGCAGGCACTGCGCAGAAGTTGGTGCTGAATATGCTGACGACGGGAGCAATGATTCGTTCGGGTAAGGTATTCGGTAATTTGATGGTCGATGTTGAAGCCACCAATGCCAAGTTGGTTGAACGTCAGAAGAAGATTGTTATTGAAGCAACCGACTGCAGCCGAGAAGAAGCAGAAAGTGCATTAGCCGCATGTAACGGGCATTGTAAAACAGCAATCGTAATGGTGTTGGCACAGTTAAGTGCAGAAGAGGCAAAGCAGTTATTGGATAATAATAAAGGCTTTATTCGTGCTGCGATTGCGGCAGGAAAATAA
- the nagE gene encoding N-acetylglucosamine-specific PTS transporter subunit IIBC produces the protein MNILGYFQKLGNALMFPIAVLPVAGMLLRFGQPDLLDIPFIAAGGQAIFTNLALLFAMGVAGGFSKDNSAAAAIAACVGYFIMTAAIGSLNPNVDPGVAGGIVIGLTAGHLYNRFNSIKLPEFLGFFAGKRFVPIITGLAALILAYGFSVIWPPIQSVINDLGHWILSSGTPGEFAYGVANRLLIPIGLHHILNTMVWFVFGEYNGATGEIARFMAGDPNAGLILGGFFPVIMFGLPAAAAAFYVTAKKENKARVGGMLLSVAFTAFLTGITEPIEFMFMFLAPALYLVHAILMGVSLVLASMLDIHLAFSFSSGLIDYLINFNAPAAKNAWMVIPLGIGLGAVYFITFVTVIRVFNLKTPGREDAPKTENKKVDAGDLAKEYLAALGGKDNLTDISSCITRLRLGIVDRSIIDDDKLKNLGAKAVVNVGSANLQVILGPQAESIATQMKSL, from the coding sequence ATGAACATACTTGGTTATTTCCAGAAACTTGGTAATGCATTGATGTTCCCAATTGCAGTACTACCGGTTGCTGGTATGTTGTTACGCTTTGGTCAACCAGACTTATTAGACATTCCTTTTATAGCCGCTGGCGGACAAGCGATATTTACCAACTTAGCACTGTTATTTGCAATGGGGGTTGCAGGTGGCTTTTCAAAAGATAATTCAGCCGCTGCTGCAATTGCAGCCTGTGTGGGTTACTTCATTATGACAGCTGCTATCGGCTCGTTAAATCCTAATGTCGACCCAGGGGTTGCTGGCGGTATCGTTATCGGTTTGACTGCTGGTCACCTGTATAACCGCTTCAACAGCATCAAGTTACCTGAGTTCCTTGGTTTCTTCGCCGGTAAGCGATTCGTCCCTATTATTACGGGCCTTGCGGCATTAATCTTAGCGTATGGTTTTTCTGTTATTTGGCCACCGATCCAATCTGTGATCAACGACCTTGGTCATTGGATTTTAAGCAGTGGCACACCTGGTGAGTTTGCTTATGGTGTTGCTAACCGCTTACTTATTCCTATTGGGCTTCATCACATTTTGAACACCATGGTGTGGTTCGTCTTTGGTGAATACAACGGTGCGACAGGTGAAATTGCTCGCTTTATGGCTGGCGATCCAAACGCAGGATTAATTCTTGGTGGTTTCTTCCCTGTAATCATGTTCGGCCTACCTGCAGCGGCAGCGGCTTTTTATGTAACAGCCAAAAAAGAAAATAAAGCGCGTGTTGGCGGTATGCTATTGAGTGTTGCATTTACAGCATTCTTAACAGGTATTACTGAACCTATCGAATTCATGTTCATGTTCCTTGCACCTGCATTGTATTTAGTTCACGCAATCCTTATGGGGGTGAGCTTAGTATTAGCATCGATGTTGGATATTCACTTAGCCTTTAGTTTCTCTTCTGGTTTAATTGATTACTTAATCAACTTTAATGCGCCAGCGGCTAAAAATGCTTGGATGGTTATTCCATTAGGTATTGGCTTGGGTGCTGTTTACTTCATTACTTTTGTTACTGTTATTCGTGTGTTCAACTTAAAAACACCGGGTCGTGAAGACGCACCTAAAACAGAGAATAAAAAAGTGGATGCGGGTGACCTTGCGAAAGAGTACTTAGCAGCTCTTGGTGGTAAAGATAATCTAACCGACATTTCTTCATGTATCACTCGTTTACGCTTAGGCATTGTTGACCGCAGTATTATTGATGATGATAAACTGAAAAACTTAGGTGCTAAAGCTGTCGTTAATGTTGGCTCTGCTAACCTACAAGTTATCTTAGGCCCACAAGCTGAGTCGATCGCGACACAAATGAAGTCGCTATAA
- a CDS encoding Cof-type HAD-IIB family hydrolase translates to MTYSVLALDLDGTTLTTDHQILPEIKDAIARIKDTTTVLLVTGRHHTAARPYHHDLKLDTPIICCNGTYVYDYSTNSVITEQAISHDNARQFVTLAQQNKLNMVMYVTNKMTFSAKTPIHYMEAMEIWSQQFPTDIKPKIERIDSFLDEIDNNAYIWKFVVEGDIENITDFAKLPFIRSTFTGEKSWSNRIDFSNKGNTKGFRLAEYLADQHIDPSKVVAIGDNHNDISMITLAGLGVAMANADEAVKQIADRITTTTNNDQGISEIIADCF, encoded by the coding sequence ATGACTTACTCCGTGCTGGCCTTAGATTTAGATGGCACGACATTAACCACTGACCATCAGATCTTACCCGAAATAAAGGACGCTATCGCACGCATTAAAGACACCACTACTGTGTTATTGGTCACAGGCCGTCACCATACCGCCGCCCGTCCATACCACCATGATCTCAAACTTGATACCCCGATCATTTGCTGCAATGGCACCTATGTATATGACTATTCAACCAACAGCGTGATCACTGAGCAGGCCATTTCTCACGACAATGCCCGTCAATTTGTCACGTTGGCACAACAAAACAAACTGAACATGGTGATGTACGTCACCAACAAAATGACGTTCTCAGCTAAAACACCCATCCACTATATGGAAGCAATGGAAATCTGGTCGCAACAGTTTCCTACTGACATTAAACCCAAGATTGAACGCATTGATTCTTTCTTGGATGAAATCGATAACAACGCCTACATCTGGAAATTCGTGGTTGAAGGTGACATTGAAAACATCACAGATTTCGCAAAATTACCATTTATTCGTAGCACTTTTACTGGTGAGAAGTCGTGGTCAAACCGTATCGACTTTTCCAACAAAGGCAATACTAAAGGCTTTCGCTTGGCTGAATACTTAGCAGACCAACACATTGATCCAAGCAAGGTTGTTGCGATAGGTGATAACCACAATGACATCTCCATGATTACCCTTGCTGGGCTCGGCGTCGCCATGGCCAATGCCGATGAGGCCGTCAAGCAGATCGCAGACCGTATCACAACCACCACCAATAACGACCAAGGCATCAGTGAAATCATCGCAGATTGCTTCTAA